Proteins from a single region of Campylobacter sputorum:
- the rho gene encoding transcription termination factor Rho: MENGKKQHQRTHIPVDGYKIEDLRLLDINSLVDIAEEIGVENPREFRRQELCFEILKAQTKQGGFILFTGILEITNDGYGFLRAMDANFSDTANDAYVSQSQIRKFALRVGDIVTGQVREPKDQEKYYALLKIEAVNYMPLQEAKDRPLFDNLTPLFPTKKIVLEYESSKLTGRVLDLFTPIGKGQRGLIVAPPRSGKTELMKELAHGIAINHPEAHLMVLLVDERPEEVTDMQRCVKGEVYSSTFDQPAINHVRVAELVIEKAKRLVEMKKDVIILLDSITRLARAYNTVTPSSGKVLTGGVDANALHKPKRFFGAARNIEEGGSLTIVATALIDTGSRMDEVIFEEFKGTGNSEIVLDRNISDRRIYPAIDILKSGTRKEELLQGPESLQRIWIIRSAMSNMDDIEALKFLYSKMLKTKNNEELLAVMND, encoded by the coding sequence ATGGAAAATGGCAAAAAACAGCATCAAAGGACACACATTCCTGTTGATGGCTACAAGATAGAGGATTTAAGACTTTTAGATATTAATAGTTTAGTTGATATAGCTGAAGAAATTGGAGTTGAAAATCCGCGAGAATTTAGAAGACAAGAACTATGCTTTGAGATATTAAAAGCTCAAACTAAACAGGGTGGCTTTATACTATTTACCGGAATTCTTGAGATTACAAATGATGGTTATGGATTTTTAAGGGCAATGGATGCAAATTTTAGCGATACTGCCAATGATGCTTATGTTAGCCAATCGCAAATTCGCAAATTCGCTCTTAGGGTTGGGGATATAGTTACAGGACAAGTTAGAGAGCCAAAAGATCAAGAAAAATATTATGCTTTATTAAAAATAGAAGCAGTTAATTATATGCCTTTACAAGAAGCTAAAGATAGACCTCTTTTTGATAATCTAACACCGCTTTTTCCTACTAAAAAAATAGTTTTAGAGTATGAATCTTCAAAATTAACAGGAAGGGTTTTAGATCTTTTTACGCCCATTGGAAAAGGACAGCGCGGATTGATAGTTGCACCTCCAAGAAGTGGTAAAACAGAACTTATGAAAGAATTAGCACATGGTATTGCTATAAACCATCCAGAGGCACATTTGATGGTTCTTTTGGTTGATGAAAGACCAGAAGAAGTTACAGATATGCAAAGATGTGTAAAGGGCGAGGTTTATAGTTCAACTTTTGATCAACCTGCAATAAATCATGTAAGAGTTGCGGAGCTTGTTATAGAAAAAGCAAAGCGTTTGGTTGAGATGAAAAAAGATGTAATCATACTTCTTGATTCTATTACTAGACTAGCAAGAGCGTATAACACAGTAACTCCTTCAAGTGGCAAAGTTTTAACAGGTGGAGTGGATGCTAATGCGCTTCATAAACCAAAAAGATTTTTTGGTGCAGCTAGAAATATAGAAGAGGGCGGTAGTCTTACTATAGTTGCAACAGCGCTTATAGATACTGGTTCAAGAATGGATGAGGTTATATTTGAAGAGTTTAAAGGAACAGGAAATAGTGAAATAGTTCTTGATAGAAACATATCCGATAGAAGAATTTATCCAGCTATAGATATTTTAAAAAGTGGAACTAGAAAAGAAGAGCTTTTACAAGGTCCAGAGAGTTTGCAAAGAATTTGGATTATAAGAAGTGCAATGTCTAATATGGATGACATAGAAGCTCTTAAATTTTTATATTCTAAAATGCTTAAAACTAAAAATAATGAAGAGCTTTTGGCTGTTATGAATGATTAA
- a CDS encoding acetyl-CoA carboxylase carboxyltransferase subunit alpha: MASYLDFEKNIKQLDESIAVAKIKGDTHAVEILGKNLEKEISKTYKNLNEFQRLSLARHPDRPYALDYIRALLTDSYELHGDRAYRDDPAIVCYIGYIAEQKVMVIGEQKGRGTKNKLKRNFGMPHPEGYRKALRFAKMAEKFSLPVVFLIDTPGAYPGIGAEERGQSEAIARNLFALSDIATPTIAIVIGEGGSGGALAIGVVDRLAMLTNSVFSVISPEGCAAILWNDPLKNEIATKAMKITADDLMELNLIDDVIKEPINGAHRDKDGAAKAIGAYILNTLDELYKLPKDELLKNRMNKILKIGAFKEN; the protein is encoded by the coding sequence TTGGCTAGTTATCTAGATTTTGAAAAAAATATCAAACAACTTGATGAGAGTATAGCAGTAGCTAAGATAAAAGGTGACACTCATGCTGTTGAAATTTTAGGTAAAAATTTAGAAAAAGAAATTTCAAAAACATATAAAAATTTAAACGAATTTCAACGTTTAAGCCTTGCTAGACATCCTGATAGACCTTACGCATTAGATTATATAAGAGCTTTGCTAACAGATTCATATGAACTTCATGGAGATAGAGCTTATAGAGATGACCCAGCAATTGTTTGCTATATTGGATATATTGCAGAGCAAAAAGTTATGGTAATAGGTGAACAAAAGGGAAGAGGGACTAAGAATAAACTAAAAAGAAATTTTGGGATGCCTCATCCTGAGGGTTATAGAAAAGCTTTAAGATTTGCTAAAATGGCTGAAAAGTTCTCTTTGCCTGTTGTATTTTTAATAGACACTCCTGGTGCATATCCTGGGATTGGAGCTGAAGAGAGAGGACAAAGTGAGGCTATAGCTAGAAATTTGTTTGCACTAAGCGATATTGCTACACCAACAATAGCTATAGTTATTGGTGAGGGAGGAAGTGGCGGTGCTTTAGCAATAGGTGTTGTAGATAGACTTGCTATGCTTACTAACTCAGTGTTTTCAGTGATTTCGCCTGAGGGTTGTGCTGCTATTCTTTGGAATGATCCATTAAAAAACGAAATAGCAACTAAAGCAATGAAAATAACAGCAGATGATTTAATGGAATTAAATTTGATAGATGATGTTATAAAAGAGCCTATAAATGGTGCACATAGAGATAAAGATGGAGCCGCTAAAGCTATTGGGGCTTATATATTAAATACATTAGATGAGCTTTATAAACTTCCAAAAGATGAACTTTTAAAAAACAGAATGAATAAAATTTTAAAAATAGGTGCTTTTAAAGAAAATTAA
- a CDS encoding beta-ketoacyl-ACP synthase II: MKRVVITGIGMINALGLDKDSAFKAICEGKSGVDRITQFDVTDFPVQIAAEIKNFDPLNVVDPKEVKKLDRFIQLGIKVAKDAMNDAKFEIYDGENFGVCSAAGIGGLPNIEKNSNTCLEKGPRRISAFFIPSALVNMLGGVISINHSLKGPNLSCVTACAAGTHAISEAAKSIMLGCADKMLVVGAESAICPVGIGGFAAMKALSTRNDSPQTASRPFDKDRDGFVMGEGAAALVLESYEDAIARGARIYAELVGFGESGDAYHITSPVVDGPARAMKKALQMAGNINIDYINAHGTSTSINDKNETAALKQIFGSKVPPVSSTKGQTGHCLGAAGAIEAVICLMAMQEGIIPPTINYTTPDEECDLDYVPNKARKAELKAVMSNSFGFGGTNGSLIFKRLD; the protein is encoded by the coding sequence TTGAAAAGAGTTGTTATAACAGGCATCGGGATGATAAATGCATTAGGACTTGATAAAGATAGTGCGTTTAAAGCTATATGTGAAGGCAAAAGCGGTGTTGATAGAATTACTCAATTTGATGTTACAGATTTTCCTGTTCAAATTGCAGCAGAGATTAAAAATTTTGATCCTTTAAATGTAGTAGACCCAAAAGAAGTTAAAAAATTAGATAGATTTATTCAACTTGGCATCAAAGTAGCAAAAGATGCTATGAACGATGCTAAATTTGAAATCTATGATGGTGAAAATTTTGGTGTTTGTTCTGCTGCTGGTATAGGAGGGCTTCCAAATATTGAGAAAAACTCTAATACATGTTTAGAAAAAGGGCCAAGAAGAATATCTGCATTTTTCATACCATCAGCACTAGTAAATATGCTAGGCGGAGTTATTTCTATAAATCATTCTTTAAAAGGCCCCAATTTATCATGTGTTACTGCTTGTGCTGCTGGCACTCATGCTATCAGCGAAGCTGCAAAATCTATAATGTTAGGTTGTGCTGATAAAATGCTTGTTGTTGGAGCTGAATCTGCTATATGCCCTGTTGGTATAGGCGGATTTGCAGCTATGAAAGCACTTTCAACTAGAAACGATAGTCCACAAACTGCTTCAAGACCATTTGATAAAGACAGGGATGGTTTTGTTATGGGAGAAGGTGCTGCTGCTTTGGTATTGGAAAGTTATGAAGATGCTATTGCTAGAGGAGCTAGAATTTATGCAGAGTTAGTAGGATTTGGTGAAAGTGGAGATGCCTATCATATAACCTCTCCAGTAGTAGATGGACCTGCTAGAGCCATGAAAAAAGCATTGCAAATGGCTGGAAATATCAATATAGATTATATTAATGCACATGGTACCTCAACATCTATAAATGATAAAAATGAAACAGCTGCATTAAAGCAAATTTTTGGTTCAAAAGTTCCTCCTGTTAGCTCAACAAAAGGTCAAACTGGGCATTGTTTAGGTGCTGCTGGAGCAATTGAGGCTGTAATTTGTTTAATGGCTATGCAAGAAGGTATCATTCCCCCTACTATAAATTATACAACACCTGATGAAGAATGTGATTTAGACTATGTTCCAAATAAAGCAAGAAAAGCTGAATTAAAAGCAGTAATGAGCAATTCATTCGGTTTTGGTGGAACTAATGGCTCTTTGATTTTTAAAAGATTGGATTAA
- the acpP gene encoding acyl carrier protein yields MAVFEDVRDVVVEQLSVSPESVKLESKIIEDLGADSLDVVELVMALEEKFDVSIPDSDAEKLLSIQDVVTYIENLNK; encoded by the coding sequence ATGGCAGTATTTGAAGATGTAAGAGATGTGGTTGTAGAGCAACTTAGTGTTAGTCCAGAAAGCGTAAAGCTTGAGTCTAAAATAATAGAAGATTTAGGCGCTGATTCTCTAGATGTTGTTGAATTAGTAATGGCTTTAGAAGAAAAATTTGATGTTTCTATCCCTGATAGTGATGCTGAAAAATTACTTAGCATTCAAGATGTTGTAACATATATAGAAAATTTAAATAAATAG
- the fabG gene encoding 3-oxoacyl-ACP reductase FabG: MKFSGKNVLVTGGSKGIGAEICRVLASFNLKVWINYRSNPDIADALADDIRSNGGEAAVIKFDASNEEEFINAINVIMQSDGELSYLVNNAGITNDKLALRMKLEDFTSVIEANLTSAFIGSREALKVMSKKRFGAVVNIASIVGEMGNAGQVNYSASKGGMIAMSKSFAKEGASRNIRFNCITPGFIETDMTNKLSDDIKKSYTDAVALKRFGSTTDVANGVAFLLSDYSSYITGDVLKINGGLYM, from the coding sequence ATGAAATTTAGTGGAAAAAATGTTTTAGTAACAGGTGGAAGTAAAGGTATAGGTGCAGAGATATGCAGAGTTTTAGCAAGTTTTAATTTAAAAGTATGGATAAATTATCGCTCAAATCCAGATATAGCAGATGCTTTAGCAGATGATATTCGCTCAAATGGTGGCGAGGCAGCTGTAATAAAATTTGATGCATCAAATGAAGAAGAGTTTATAAATGCTATAAATGTTATTATGCAAAGTGATGGCGAATTAAGTTATCTTGTAAATAATGCCGGTATTACAAATGATAAATTAGCGCTTCGTATGAAGCTGGAGGATTTTACAAGTGTGATAGAAGCAAATTTAACTTCTGCTTTTATTGGCTCAAGAGAAGCATTAAAAGTAATGAGTAAAAAACGCTTTGGTGCTGTTGTTAATATCGCTTCTATTGTTGGCGAGATGGGAAATGCTGGTCAGGTTAATTATTCTGCAAGTAAAGGTGGTATGATAGCAATGTCAAAAAGTTTTGCCAAAGAAGGTGCTAGTAGAAATATTCGTTTTAATTGTATTACGCCTGGTTTTATAGAAACTGACATGACAAATAAGCTTAGCGATGATATCAAAAAATCATATACAGATGCAGTTGCTTTAAAAAGATTTGGAAGCACAACCGATGTTGCAAACGGCGTTGCATTTTTGTTAAGTGATTATTCATCATATATAACAGGAGATGTTTTAAAAATAAATGGTGGGCTTTATATGTAG
- a CDS encoding fumarylacetoacetate hydrolase family protein yields MKFITFKENETIFLGILGIDGSVFKFKEANVDFSDMHDFIVNHSSNDMQNLKDLSAKSGGININKIKLLAPINPRQDVICLGINYMDHARESYKFKNLNFDGKREYAVYFSKRVNEAIGSGDIICSHGDITSKLDYEVELGVIISKDAKNVDIKDAKDYIFGYTIINDISARDLQNRHKQFYFGKSLDCSCPIGPMIVSTDEIDSSNLDIKCFVNDEIRQSSNTKYMIFDEKFVISELSQGMKLKAGSVISMGTPSGVGMGLNPPKFLKSGDKIRCEIQGIGVLENEIL; encoded by the coding sequence GTGAAATTTATAACTTTTAAAGAAAATGAAACTATTTTTCTTGGTATTTTAGGCATAGATGGATCTGTTTTTAAATTTAAAGAAGCAAATGTAGATTTTAGTGATATGCATGATTTTATAGTAAATCATTCTTCTAACGATATGCAAAATTTAAAAGATTTATCAGCTAAAAGCGGTGGAATAAATATAAATAAAATAAAGCTTTTAGCACCCATTAATCCGCGTCAAGATGTGATATGTCTTGGTATAAATTATATGGATCACGCAAGAGAAAGTTATAAATTTAAAAATTTAAACTTTGATGGCAAACGCGAATACGCTGTGTATTTTTCAAAAAGAGTAAATGAAGCCATTGGAAGTGGTGATATTATATGCTCTCATGGTGATATTACTTCTAAGCTTGATTATGAAGTAGAGCTTGGGGTTATCATATCAAAAGATGCAAAAAATGTTGATATAAAAGATGCAAAAGATTATATATTTGGTTATACAATCATAAATGACATTAGTGCTAGAGATTTGCAAAATCGCCATAAGCAGTTTTATTTTGGTAAAAGTCTCGATTGTTCTTGCCCAATAGGTCCAATGATAGTTAGTACAGATGAGATAGATAGTTCAAATTTAGATATAAAATGCTTTGTAAATGATGAAATCAGGCAGAGTTCAAATACAAAATATATGATATTTGATGAAAAATTTGTCATATCTGAACTTAGTCAAGGTATGAAACTAAAAGCAGGAAGCGTGATATCTATGGGCACTCCAAGTGGTGTTGGTATGGGGCTTAATCCACCTAAGTTTTTAAAAAGTGGTGATAAAATACGATGTGAAATACAAGGTATTGGCGTTTTAGAAAATGAAATTTTATAA
- a CDS encoding SAM-dependent methyltransferase, producing the protein MKFSEYFEIWLNHNYYKSSVNVGKNGDFYTSVSVGSIFGLTLGKYFINLVKSGQINQNCNIIEIGANDGSMMVDFIQGLYSFDKNILESLKFHIIEPHENLRKIQQLKFKQSFKDKITIYHHLNLKECSFENAFFISNELLDTFACEVIKDNKMLYVNDDDLRFEKIDEQTLLLSNKFDIQNGEIPINLENFVKEIYNSSKKCWFLTADYGDMNNTQKSTLRVYKNHQVYNFFELSNLKDFFGISDITYDVNFKLVKKVFENNGFKMVKFDKQGSWLINAGIMDIVKEIEQNAGFKAYQNAISQVKYLVDPRIMGDRFKIIEFKKD; encoded by the coding sequence ATGAAATTTAGTGAATATTTCGAAATTTGGTTAAATCATAATTATTATAAAAGTAGTGTAAATGTAGGAAAAAACGGAGATTTTTACACCTCTGTGAGTGTTGGGTCTATCTTTGGTCTAACTCTTGGAAAATATTTTATAAATTTGGTAAAAAGTGGACAAATCAATCAAAATTGTAACATTATAGAAATAGGTGCAAATGATGGTAGTATGATGGTTGATTTTATACAAGGCTTATATAGTTTTGATAAAAACATTTTAGAGAGTTTAAAATTTCACATTATAGAACCACATGAAAATTTAAGGAAAATACAACAACTTAAATTTAAACAAAGTTTTAAAGATAAAATAACTATATATCATCATTTAAATTTAAAAGAGTGTAGTTTTGAAAATGCATTTTTTATAAGTAATGAGCTTTTAGATACTTTTGCGTGTGAAGTTATTAAAGATAACAAAATGCTATATGTTAATGATGATGATTTAAGGTTTGAAAAAATAGACGAACAAACTTTGCTTTTATCAAACAAATTTGATATACAAAATGGTGAAATACCTATCAATTTAGAGAATTTTGTAAAAGAAATTTATAACTCATCTAAAAAATGTTGGTTTTTAACTGCTGATTATGGCGATATGAATAACACTCAAAAATCCACGCTTAGAGTTTATAAAAACCATCAAGTTTATAATTTTTTTGAACTTTCAAATTTAAAAGATTTTTTTGGCATTAGCGATATAACTTATGATGTAAATTTTAAGCTTGTAAAAAAAGTATTTGAAAATAATGGTTTTAAAATGGTTAAATTTGATAAACAAGGCTCTTGGCTTATAAATGCTGGCATTATGGATATAGTAAAAGAAATAGAACAAAATGCAGGATTTAAGGCTTATCAAAACGCTATATCGCAGGTTAAATATCTTGTAGATCCTCGTATTATGGGGGATAGATTTAAAATAATTGAGTTTAAAAAGGATTAA
- a CDS encoding acetylornithine transaminase, which produces MNLMNLFNRANISFVYGKGARLYDNKSIEYIDFGSGIGVCSLGHSHKKLISTIQNQAKNIIHSSNLYHIKTQEKLAKLISDTLGYKTYAFFCNSGCEANECAIKYARKYGYVKFKKHKFEILTLSNSFHGRTLATLKANGQDKFHPDCFAPYPEGFKFFDSIDEIIKNISENTIGVMIELVQGEGGIKALDKSEVQRLAKVLKEKNLLLITDEVQCGVYRTGEFVTSKHYGIKPDVITFAKGLAGGVPIGACVVREDIFELGDHGSTFGGNFLATSAGLCVLKELNKLKKSSKLDHTISDFNYGLSIFVSKYPKIFKEKTGLGLMLGLKVNNGIDFSKIYDLCLKNKLLVLKSGKDTLRFLPPLNINKKEMEEGFKRFKNALDDYEI; this is translated from the coding sequence ATGAATTTGATGAATTTATTTAATAGGGCTAATATTAGCTTTGTTTATGGTAAGGGTGCTAGACTTTATGATAATAAATCTATAGAGTATATAGATTTTGGCTCAGGCATTGGTGTTTGTTCTTTGGGTCATTCTCATAAAAAGCTTATTTCAACTATACAAAATCAAGCCAAAAACATTATTCATAGTTCAAATTTATATCATATAAAAACTCAAGAAAAACTTGCAAAACTCATAAGCGATACACTTGGATACAAAACATATGCATTTTTTTGTAATAGCGGTTGTGAGGCAAATGAGTGTGCTATAAAATATGCTAGAAAATATGGCTATGTTAAATTTAAAAAGCATAAATTTGAAATACTAACATTGAGCAACTCATTTCATGGAAGAACATTGGCTACGCTAAAAGCAAATGGTCAAGATAAATTTCATCCTGATTGTTTTGCGCCATATCCTGAGGGATTTAAATTTTTTGATAGCATTGATGAGATTATAAAAAATATCAGTGAAAATACTATTGGAGTTATGATTGAGCTTGTGCAAGGCGAGGGTGGAATAAAAGCACTTGATAAATCAGAAGTTCAAAGATTAGCCAAAGTTTTAAAAGAGAAAAATTTACTTTTGATAACTGATGAAGTTCAGTGTGGCGTGTATAGAACTGGTGAGTTTGTGACATCTAAACACTATGGCATTAAACCTGATGTTATAACTTTTGCAAAAGGATTAGCAGGTGGTGTGCCAATAGGAGCCTGTGTTGTAAGAGAAGATATATTTGAATTAGGAGATCATGGAAGTACTTTTGGTGGCAATTTCTTGGCAACTTCTGCTGGATTATGCGTTTTAAAAGAGTTAAATAAACTTAAAAAAAGCTCAAAACTAGACCATACTATTAGCGATTTTAACTATGGACTTAGTATCTTCGTATCAAAATATCCTAAAATTTTTAAAGAAAAAACAGGTCTTGGACTTATGCTTGGTTTAAAAGTAAATAATGGAATTGATTTTAGTAAAATTTATGATTTATGTCTTAAAAACAAACTTCTTGTTTTAAAATCGGGCAAAGATACTTTGCGCTTTTTACCGCCTTTAAATATAAACAAAAAAGAGATGGAAGAAGGTTTTAAAAGATTTAAAAACGCACTTGATGATTATGAAATTTAG
- a CDS encoding trimeric intracellular cation channel family protein, with the protein MDIVLLSEYIGIASAALSGFYFGVSKKCDFLGIFISSFLTALGGGILRDITVGRPLYSFTHYMPCSIVIVVMTLAIILKLHKNDRIKTHAAFVFTDAIDVVAFSIVGSIVAIEYNYNVFGVIAIGFINGVCGGLLRDIVLNEVPWFLLSGLYGSVAILISAIYYLLHLIGIDNNIITFICLLSFGIAFRMLAYYRQWNLGTLE; encoded by the coding sequence ATTGATATAGTTCTTTTGTCTGAATATATCGGCATAGCCTCAGCTGCTCTTAGTGGGTTTTATTTTGGTGTTTCAAAGAAATGTGATTTTTTAGGCATTTTTATATCCTCTTTTTTAACAGCGCTTGGTGGCGGTATTTTAAGAGATATCACAGTTGGTCGTCCACTTTATTCTTTTACTCATTATATGCCATGCTCAATTGTAATAGTTGTTATGACTCTTGCAATTATTTTAAAACTTCATAAAAACGATAGGATAAAAACGCACGCTGCTTTTGTATTTACAGATGCTATAGATGTGGTTGCGTTTTCTATAGTAGGTTCAATTGTCGCTATAGAGTATAATTATAATGTATTTGGTGTGATAGCCATTGGGTTTATAAACGGAGTTTGTGGTGGTCTTTTAAGGGATATTGTTTTAAATGAAGTTCCTTGGTTTTTGTTAAGCGGACTTTATGGAAGCGTTGCTATACTCATAAGTGCGATATATTATTTGCTTCATTTAATAGGAATAGATAATAATATCATAACATTTATTTGTCTTTTATCTTTTGGGATAGCATTTAGAATGTTAGCTTATTATAGGCAATGGAATTTAGGAACATTGGAGTAA
- a CDS encoding 2-isopropylmalate synthase, protein MCNDKIIIFDTTLRDGEQSPGASMNIEEKIQIALQLEKLGVDVIEAGFAAASLGDFNAIDLISKEVDKIKVCSLARAVENDIKSAAMAISKAKNQRIHTFIATSPIHMEYKLKLKPDEVIKKAVNAVTYAKTFVDDIEFSCEDASRSEISFMKEIVDAVLQAGATTINLPDTVGYRLPNELADMVKQMSDFIGKRAIVSVHNHNDLGLGVANTLACLKAGARQVECTINGLGERAGNAALEEIVMNIKTRKDIFEPFYTDIITKEIYTTSRLVASITGIEPQPNKAIVGKNAFAHESGIHQDGVLKHPQTYEIMSSKDIGVENDNSIVLGKHSGRHAFKDKLLNLGYDLNDEELNRAFSKFKDLADKKKDIFDDDLRALVANEITKIPKSYEIIALSSNSCNKAHASASISIKHNDDIISDSALGNGAVDAIFKVIDRISNIDGVLKDYQVDAVSQGKDALAKVVVKVEFDGKKAVMGHGLDVDTMMATAKAYIGALNSYLIMK, encoded by the coding sequence ATGTGTAACGATAAAATTATTATTTTTGATACTACTTTAAGAGATGGAGAACAAAGCCCAGGTGCTTCCATGAATATAGAAGAAAAAATTCAAATCGCACTACAACTTGAAAAATTAGGTGTTGATGTTATAGAAGCAGGATTTGCGGCCGCAAGTTTAGGTGATTTTAATGCTATAGACTTGATATCAAAAGAAGTTGATAAGATAAAAGTTTGTTCTTTAGCAAGGGCTGTCGAAAATGACATAAAGTCTGCTGCTATGGCTATATCAAAAGCCAAAAATCAAAGAATTCATACATTTATAGCTACAAGTCCAATACACATGGAGTATAAATTAAAATTAAAACCAGATGAAGTTATAAAAAAAGCTGTAAATGCTGTAACTTATGCTAAAACATTTGTGGATGATATTGAGTTTAGTTGCGAAGATGCTAGTAGAAGTGAAATATCTTTTATGAAAGAGATAGTTGATGCTGTTTTGCAAGCTGGAGCTACGACTATAAATTTACCAGATACAGTAGGATACAGACTTCCAAACGAACTTGCTGATATGGTAAAGCAAATGAGCGATTTTATAGGAAAAAGAGCTATAGTTTCTGTGCATAATCATAACGATTTAGGGCTTGGGGTTGCAAATACTTTGGCTTGCTTAAAAGCTGGTGCAAGGCAGGTTGAATGCACCATAAACGGACTTGGCGAAAGGGCTGGAAATGCAGCACTTGAAGAGATAGTTATGAATATCAAAACAAGAAAAGATATATTTGAGCCATTTTATACAGATATCATAACTAAAGAAATTTATACAACTAGCAGACTTGTTGCTAGTATTACAGGAATTGAACCTCAACCAAATAAAGCTATAGTTGGTAAAAATGCTTTTGCTCATGAAAGTGGTATTCATCAAGATGGTGTTTTAAAACATCCTCAAACTTATGAGATAATGTCTTCTAAAGACATAGGTGTAGAAAACGATAATTCTATAGTCCTTGGTAAACATAGTGGAAGACACGCTTTTAAAGATAAGCTTTTAAATTTAGGTTATGATTTAAATGATGAAGAGTTGAATAGAGCATTTTCTAAATTTAAAGATTTGGCAGATAAGAAAAAAGATATATTTGATGATGATTTAAGGGCTTTAGTTGCAAACGAGATAACAAAAATTCCTAAATCTTATGAAATTATTGCTCTTAGTTCAAATTCTTGTAATAAAGCCCATGCAAGTGCATCAATAAGCATAAAACATAATGATGATATTATAAGTGACTCAGCACTTGGAAACGGTGCTGTTGATGCAATATTTAAAGTAATTGATAGAATTTCAAATATAGATGGTGTTTTAAAAGATTATCAAGTTGATGCAGTTTCACAAGGAAAAGATGCACTTGCTAAAGTTGTTGTAAAAGTAGAGTTTGATGGAAAAAAAGCTGTAATGGGTCATGGACTTGATGTTGATACTATGATGGCTACTGCAAAAGCATATATTGGTGCTTTAAATAGCTATCTTATTATGAAATAA
- the pssA gene encoding CDP-diacylglycerol--serine O-phosphatidyltransferase codes for MKENNNKPQIIYILPNLFTAASAFVGIISIISAANGHYGKAVLYIILSLLLDGLDGRVARLTHTTSKFGLEFDSLADIIAFGVAPAMLFYFTYGHSFGKFGSLVASMFVVFGAIRLARFNVTTGTYEPSVFIGLPIPTAAVVTSVWIAFYLEYSFMKGYEWLLIFVISGLALLMVSNIRYPSFKKIDYQKASFLKVLVWILLIFFLLYLYPLEFAFVLTSGYVLYGIIRAIYSIYKAKFSRNIQNKF; via the coding sequence ATGAAAGAAAATAACAATAAGCCGCAAATTATATATATCTTACCCAATTTATTTACAGCAGCAAGTGCGTTTGTTGGGATTATAAGCATTATTTCTGCAGCAAATGGTCATTATGGTAAAGCGGTACTTTATATAATTTTGTCTTTATTGTTAGATGGTCTTGATGGAAGAGTCGCAAGGCTTACGCACACTACATCCAAATTTGGTTTAGAGTTTGATAGTTTAGCTGATATAATAGCCTTTGGAGTTGCTCCTGCAATGCTGTTTTATTTTACATATGGTCATAGTTTTGGTAAATTTGGCTCTTTAGTGGCAAGTATGTTTGTTGTTTTTGGTGCCATTAGACTTGCAAGATTTAATGTGACTACTGGAACTTATGAGCCAAGCGTTTTTATAGGTCTTCCAATACCAACTGCAGCAGTTGTAACTTCTGTTTGGATTGCTTTTTATTTAGAGTATTCTTTTATGAAAGGTTATGAATGGTTGTTAATTTTTGTTATTAGTGGTCTTGCACTTTTAATGGTGAGTAATATAAGATATCCTAGTTTTAAAAAAATTGATTATCAAAAAGCAAGCTTTTTGAAAGTTTTAGTGTGGATATTATTAATATTTTTTCTTTTATATCTATACCCTTTAGAATTTGCTTTTGTCCTGACAAGCGGATATGTTTTATATGGTATAATTAGAGCTATTTATAGTATTTATAAAGCAAAATTTTCAAGAAATATTCAAAATAAATTTTAA